The Rhinoderma darwinii isolate aRhiDar2 chromosome 11, aRhiDar2.hap1, whole genome shotgun sequence genome window below encodes:
- the LOC142663434 gene encoding uncharacterized protein LOC142663434: MESHPGEILIDLKHEEMEGEDEICTKVIQEFKEEEETSDVCKDGSSNRNTPERCSSPHYSWDSPDESHDDYLLQDHERKDLVIVKVEDLDDEEEYVRGDLQWKEEEIASDTNTGEQDDGNISEQYSSLYHDTEDDDFKQYSPAERSIMHQPSDSSNLENLDIITHTIDNTKIYPCSECGKRFKQKSHLLRHQLIHTGEKPFSCPDCGKCFPQKAKLILHQRTHTGEKPFPCPVCGKRFTIKSNLDAHQIVHTGEKPFPCLECGKCFTKKSNLISHQRIHTGEQPFSCSECGKSFTQKTALLKHQRIHTGELPFFCSHCGKYFRNKSNLDNHLKVHTGEHPYSCSECGKGFVQRAKLVQHLRVHTGEKPYTCSVCGKCFTMKSSLDVHQEVHNGQDTLSCPDCGKYFKRRSNLLIHQRMHTGEELFSCTECGKSFTRKETLAKHQRTHTGERPFPCTECGRSFTQKSHLIKHQQLHMCPNTLGEPTSEKIV; the protein is encoded by the exons ATGGAAAGCCACCCGGGCGAGATCCTGATTGACCTTAAACACGAAGAAATGGAGGGAGAAGATGAGATTTGTACCAAGGTCATCCAGGAATTTAAAGAAGAGGAAGAAACTTCGGACGTCTGCAAAG atggatccagtaaccGAAATACACCAGAGAGGTGCTCCAGTCCTCATTATTCCTGGGACAGTCCAGACGAAAGTCATGATGATTATCTCCTCCAGGATCATGAG CGTAAAGACTTGGTTATTGTTAAAGTAGAAGATCTAGATGACGAGGAGGAGTACGTGAGAGGGGATCTTCAATGGAAAGAAGAGGAAATTGCTTCAGATACAAACACAG GAGAACAGGACGACGGAAATATCTCAGAGCAATACTCGAGTCTATATCATGACACTGAAGATGATGACTTCAAACAATATTCCCCCGCTGAACGCTCCATAATGCATCAACCATCTGATTCCTCCAATCTGGAGAACTTAGATATTATTACACACACCATTGATAATACCAAGATATATCCTTGCTCTGAATGCGGTAAAAGATTCAAGCAGAAATCTCACCTTCTCCGACATCAGTTAATTCACACTGGAGAAAAGCCGTTTTCTTGTCCCGATTGCGGGAAATGTTTTCCACAGAAAGCTAAACTCATTTTACATCAGAGAACTcatacaggggagaagccattccCTTGTCCTGTGTGCGGGAAACGTTTCACCATTAAATCAAATCTTGATGCTCATCAGATCGTCCACACGGGGGAGAAGCCGTTCCCTTGTttggaatgtgggaaatgctttacCAAAAAATCTAATCTCATTAGTCACCAGAGAATCCACACGGGCGAGcagccattttcatgttcagaatgcggGAAAAGTTTTACCCAGAAAACCGCTCTCCTCAAACACCAGAGAATACACACAGGCGAGCTTCCGTTTTTCTGTTCTCATTGCGGGAAATATTTCCGAAACAAGTCGAATCTCGATAATCATCTAAAGGTTCACACGGGCGAACATCCTTATTCATGTTCGGAATGTGGAAAAGGCTTTGTTCAGAGAGCCAAACTCGTCCAACATTTGAGAGTCCACACGGGGGAAAAGCCATACACTTGTTCAGTCTGCGGAAAGTGTTTTACAATGAAATCAAGCCTCGATGTGCATCAGGAGGTTCACAATGGTCAAGATACGTTGTCTTGTCCTGACTGCGGCAAATATTTCAAACGCAGGTCTAATCTTTTAATACACCAGAGAATGCACACGGGTGAAGAACTCTTCTCGTGTACAGAATGTGGAAAGAGTTTTACGCGCAAAGAGACTCTCGCAAAACATCAGAGGACTCACACGGGTGAGAGGCCCTTTCCCTGTACTGAATGCGGGCGATCCTTCACTCAGAAGTCTCACCTCATTAAACATCAGCAGCTTCACATGTGTCCTAACACTCTTGGCGAGCCCACAAGTGAGAAAATAGTTTAA